The proteins below come from a single Zea mays cultivar B73 chromosome 8, Zm-B73-REFERENCE-NAM-5.0, whole genome shotgun sequence genomic window:
- the LOC100382875 gene encoding uncharacterized protein isoform X2, which yields MAAVALSLGSGSGGRRRRSCRAARRGDGGGAGAGAGCRHFHVHYQYHIPRQAVWASSPPAVAPVRYLLILPVIFLAALAFLVCFGWLTLVYLASSSLWSRSVDRAGDASGFAGEDEREERPVMPVTDTEHAAGRSGVSGVCAGEGKTEIGEAGDGISEERRYVSTMVSTGICFSDDERASDEKIVKEVMVFEPCKAKAFAELDGSSEEEEHQLLLMDIPIDCFLEEVINTRQFSISLSNATKLLDALSVGEVIAADTKEVSDLSSTEIWKFVDRHDTAAEKIPVHGAGADFVIPEATYSADSTLHGLEDEYESEIKQEQSLAELSADTVPGNVTDEWQETQTSVTEHNNKQAEPEAASSEGYRKQVVGVSDESHDSVRENISENEAASNAPFHQTNSDEDTELQEGLFPNKRAEASTSASAVCDFADNHWRTAEELAGSADEGNVHGEGRTSVLETAQDGDEDRDNHVSMVAARSEVPSTVVELLWSS from the exons ATGGCCGCCGTGGCTTTGAGCTTGGGCAGTGGCAGCGGTGGTAGGAGGAGACGGTCGTGCCGAGCGGCGCGCAGGGGGGACGGAGgaggggcaggggcaggggcaggcTGCCGCCATTTCCACGTCCACTACCAGTACCACATCCCTCGCCAGGCAGTGTGGGCATCCTCGCCTCCTGCTGTTGCCCCCGTACGGTACCTGCTGATCCTTCCGGTGATTTTCTTGGCGGCGCTTGCCTTTCTCGTGTGCTTCGGCTGGCTCACCCTGGTCTACCTTGCGTCGTCGTCGCTGTGGAGCCGTAGCGTGGACCGCGCCGGCGACGCCAGTGGATTCGCCGGAGAAGACGAACGGGAGGAGAGACCTGTGATGCCTGTGACGGACACGGAGCATGCTGCTGGTCGTTCTGGCGTCTCAGGAGTTTGTGCTGGTGAAGGGAAGACGGAGATAGGAGAGGCTGGAGATGGAATCTCTGAGGAACGTCGGTACGTATCAACCATGGTTTCAACAGGAATCTGTTTCAGCGATGACGAGCGAGCCAGTGATGAGAAGATTGTCAAGGAAGTGATGGTGTTTGAGCCGTGTAAAGCTAAAGCATTTGCCGAGCTGGATGGTTCTtcggaggaggaggagcaccAGCTGCTGCTAATGGACATTCCAATAGATTGTTTTCTTGAAGAGGTTATCAACACCAGGCAGTTCAGCATCTCACTCAGTAACGCAACCAAATTACTTGACGCGCTGTCAGTTGGTGAAGTAATTGCTGCAGATACGAAGGAAGTCTCAGATTTGAGTTCAACAGAGATCTGGAAATTCGTTGACAGGCATGATACTGCAGCAGAAAAAATACCAGTTCACGGTGCTGGGGCTGATTTTGTGATTCCGGAGGCAACGTATTCCGCTGATTCAACCCTTCATGGCCTTGAAGATGAGTATGAGAGTGAGATCAAACAAGAACAGAGCCTAGCAGAACTATCAGCTGACACTGTTCCTGGAAATGTCACCGACGAATGGCAAGAAACACAAACTTCGGTTACTGAGCATAACAACAAGCAGGCTGAACCTGAAGCAGCCTCCAGTGAAGGATACAGAAAGCAGGTCGTTGGTGTTTCAGACGAATCTCATGATTCCGTACGTGAAAATATATCTGAAAACGAAGCGGCTTCAAACGCTCCGTTCCATCAAACAAACAGCGATGAAGATACTGAACTCCAAGAAGGCCTTTTCCCGAACAAGCGAGCGGAGGCGTCAACGTCTGCGTCTGCTGTCTGCGATTTTGCCGACAACCATTGGCGAACAGCAGAAGAACTTGCTGGCTCTGCGGATGAAGGAAACGTTCACGGAGAGGGGAGGACTTCAGTCCTTGAAACGGCACAAGACGGGGATGAGGACAGAGACAATCATGTCTCCATG GTTGCCGCTCGTTCGGAGGTCCCCAGCACCGTGGTGGAGCTTTTGTGGAGTTCTTGA
- the LOC100382875 gene encoding uncharacterized protein isoform X1: MAAVALSLGSGSGGRRRRSCRAARRGDGGGAGAGAGCRHFHVHYQYHIPRQAVWASSPPAVAPVRYLLILPVIFLAALAFLVCFGWLTLVYLASSSLWSRSVDRAGDASGFAGEDEREERPVMPVTDTEHAAGRSGVSGVCAGEGKTEIGEAGDGISEERRYVSTMVSTGICFSDDERASDEKIVKEVMVFEPCKAKAFAELDGSSEEEEHQLLLMDIPIDCFLEEVINTRQFSISLSNATKLLDALSVGEVIAADTKEVSDLSSTEIWKFVDRHDTAAEKIPVHGAGADFVIPEATYSADSTLHGLEDEYESEIKQEQSLAELSADTVPGNVTDEWQETQTSVTEHNNKQAEPEAASSEGYRKQVVGVSDESHDSVRENISENEAASNAPFHQTNSDEDTELQEGLFPNKRAEASTSASAVCDFADNHWRTAEELAGSADEGNVHGEGRTSVLETAQDGDEDRDNHVSMGAPRPRPRRLPLVRRSPAPWWSFCGVLDAFAGGED, from the exons ATGGCCGCCGTGGCTTTGAGCTTGGGCAGTGGCAGCGGTGGTAGGAGGAGACGGTCGTGCCGAGCGGCGCGCAGGGGGGACGGAGgaggggcaggggcaggggcaggcTGCCGCCATTTCCACGTCCACTACCAGTACCACATCCCTCGCCAGGCAGTGTGGGCATCCTCGCCTCCTGCTGTTGCCCCCGTACGGTACCTGCTGATCCTTCCGGTGATTTTCTTGGCGGCGCTTGCCTTTCTCGTGTGCTTCGGCTGGCTCACCCTGGTCTACCTTGCGTCGTCGTCGCTGTGGAGCCGTAGCGTGGACCGCGCCGGCGACGCCAGTGGATTCGCCGGAGAAGACGAACGGGAGGAGAGACCTGTGATGCCTGTGACGGACACGGAGCATGCTGCTGGTCGTTCTGGCGTCTCAGGAGTTTGTGCTGGTGAAGGGAAGACGGAGATAGGAGAGGCTGGAGATGGAATCTCTGAGGAACGTCGGTACGTATCAACCATGGTTTCAACAGGAATCTGTTTCAGCGATGACGAGCGAGCCAGTGATGAGAAGATTGTCAAGGAAGTGATGGTGTTTGAGCCGTGTAAAGCTAAAGCATTTGCCGAGCTGGATGGTTCTtcggaggaggaggagcaccAGCTGCTGCTAATGGACATTCCAATAGATTGTTTTCTTGAAGAGGTTATCAACACCAGGCAGTTCAGCATCTCACTCAGTAACGCAACCAAATTACTTGACGCGCTGTCAGTTGGTGAAGTAATTGCTGCAGATACGAAGGAAGTCTCAGATTTGAGTTCAACAGAGATCTGGAAATTCGTTGACAGGCATGATACTGCAGCAGAAAAAATACCAGTTCACGGTGCTGGGGCTGATTTTGTGATTCCGGAGGCAACGTATTCCGCTGATTCAACCCTTCATGGCCTTGAAGATGAGTATGAGAGTGAGATCAAACAAGAACAGAGCCTAGCAGAACTATCAGCTGACACTGTTCCTGGAAATGTCACCGACGAATGGCAAGAAACACAAACTTCGGTTACTGAGCATAACAACAAGCAGGCTGAACCTGAAGCAGCCTCCAGTGAAGGATACAGAAAGCAGGTCGTTGGTGTTTCAGACGAATCTCATGATTCCGTACGTGAAAATATATCTGAAAACGAAGCGGCTTCAAACGCTCCGTTCCATCAAACAAACAGCGATGAAGATACTGAACTCCAAGAAGGCCTTTTCCCGAACAAGCGAGCGGAGGCGTCAACGTCTGCGTCTGCTGTCTGCGATTTTGCCGACAACCATTGGCGAACAGCAGAAGAACTTGCTGGCTCTGCGGATGAAGGAAACGTTCACGGAGAGGGGAGGACTTCAGTCCTTGAAACGGCACAAGACGGGGATGAGGACAGAGACAATCATGTCTCCATG GGGGCGCCACGCCCACGCCCACGCAGGTTGCCGCTCGTTCGGAGGTCCCCAGCACCGTGGTGGAGCTTTTGTGGAGTTCTTGATGCGTTTGCAGGCGGTGAAGACTGA